A segment of the Nitrosopumilaceae archaeon genome:
GGAGTACCCATTGTTAATCCACAAGATTTTCAAAAAATAAATTTGAAACCGGGAGAAACTGCGTCAGTATCAATACTCAGAGAAGGACAAGCTTTACAAATTTCTGTGGTACCTACACCTTCAAAAGATAATCCTCAAAAAGGAATGCTTGGAATTTTAAGAGCGGCATTTCCAGCATATCAACCAGTTGTACCATATTACATTCATTGGAGCCCAGAAGTATTCATGTTTCTTCTTTGGCTTTGGATGCTTTCATTTTTTATTGGCATATTCAACATGCTTCCTCTTCCCATACTTGATGGTGGAAAATTCATCCAAAGCATAATTGAGAAAAAGATCTCAGACAAAGCGGTAAAGGTTACCATGTGGTCAGTTTATGCACTAACCTTTGCTTTGTTTGCACTCAACATAGCACTATCAGTAGTCAAATCCGGTTTTATTACAATATAAAATAGAATTTACAGATTTTCAAAAAATCACATATGGTTAAATTTAGGTATGAAAAAAATCTAGTATGAAATGTGACAGATGTGACAATATGGCAGCATATTCCAGAAAATATTCTGGAGAAAACCTTTGTGCCGATTGCTTTTCAAATTCCATATTACAAAAAACTACAAGAGCAATATCAAAATATAACATGATAAAAAATGGCGATGTTGTTGGCGTAGCAGTATCCGGTGGAAAAGACTCACTTTCTCTTTTACACATACTTAAAAAAATGTCCGAATCGCATAATTTTGAGATCAAAGCTATAACAATAGATGAAGGAATACCTGGTTATAGAGACGAAGCACTAGAAATTGTAAAAAATTTTTGCAACAATATTGGAGTAGAGTACAAAGTATTTTCATACAAAGATCTTTTTGATATAACCTTAGAGGAATCTCTTGATCTTAGAGAAAATGAAAAAACATCTTCGTGTTCTATATGTGGAACCCTAAGGAGACGGGCAATTGATTTTGGTGCAAAAGATTTAGGTGTAGATGTAGTTGCAACAGGTCACAATCTAGATGACGTCCTTCAGACTTTTGTTATTAATATAATATCTGGCGATACAAACAAGATAGGTTGGATGGATCCCGACACATCTTCCAACAAAACTAGAAAGATAAAGCCATTTTGCGACATATATGAAAATGAGATTGTGTTTTACGCGTTTGTAAATGATATTCCTTTCCAGTCAGAACAATGTCCTCATATGAATGAAGGAGTAAGAACAGAGATACGCGAATTCTTGAATTCTTTGGAAAATAAACACAGTGGAATTAAAAATAACATGTACAAATCAATAATGAGGATTTCTTCAGTGGTTAAAGACTCTAACTACAAGCAAAGAAAAATTTGTTCCAAGTGCAGTAGTGAATGTACTGGAGATATCTGTTCAGTCTGCAGTATTCTTGTAAATCTAAAGCATGATTGATCCTAATGCAAATATAAGATTTGATTGTAAGAGTAAGTGGTAGTAGGGAAGATCGGGGCGCTAGCCGTGCCCCAAATCTGAAACCGGCTATACGCAGAGATCAGATAACTGCTGGGTAAATCTCTAGATGGATAGTACTCGCTTGACTTGCGGAAATGAAATCACGCCGAAGCGGGTGGATACAGGACTGGAGCTGTCCGAAGGGATAGCCTCCAAGACCGAACTGCTGAAAGGGATGAGGTCCGGGAGGGAGCAATCCTAAGGCGGAGTATCCACGCTGCGTCGTCTACGTGGCGGATCTTGCTTGACATGAAATGAGACTATCTGCCTAGACTGGAACTGGTAGAGCTACTACTAAATATTCCTTATTCAATGCGATAAACGTGGATCTAATTTCTTCAGGACGTGCAAGAAGCTATGATGATTTTAAAAAGCAGATTACTCCTTTAATGAAACCAGTATTTGATTCATTAAGAGAGTATTGTTTGTCTCTTGGAAAAAATGTGGTTGAAGATGTGCGGATGCACAGAGTAGTGTTTTGTAAATCAATAACTTTTAGATTCTTTGCAGATATGGAGCCTCAACGTGACTTTATCTCAATAAAAATAAGAAGAGATAGAAAGGAACTGCAAAAAGAAATTGAGATAAAGGCTGATCAGAGTCTTGATGAGATAAAAAATCTTCTTCTTGATGCATATAATACAATACACTAGATCAGAATTTCAAATTTTGAAAATTCATCCATATAGTTTTCATTTATAATTTCAACGTAATCTACAATGGCGCTAGGTGGTCCCATGTGACTCCATTCTATTACTGAATTTACATCAATATCTTTTCCTTCAAGAACTGCCTCTACTCTTTTATCTTGAAGGTTTCTTACCCAACCTGTCACATTTTTCTTTTCTGCAATATCTTTCATTCCCTGTCGGAAATAAACTCCTTGAACTTTTCCTTTAACAAAGATATGAACACGTTTCTGTAACATATCAAATATTTTTATTAAAGTCTTAATTAGTTTTAGGAATTTTTTTAAAATTATTGTCTTTCTTTAATTCGTGCTCTACCAGTCTTTCTAGCGGCTATGCTACCCACTTTGCGTCCTGGCGGTGCATTCCTTGATACCGTAGAACTTTTACCTACATGTTGGTGCCTGCCTCCTCCATGTGGATGTACATAAGCAGCTTGTGCAACTCCTCTTACGATTGGATATTTGTGACCCTTAGATCGTTTTCTTCTCCATGCTGGACCTGCCCTCATGAATGGTCTATCACCAGTACCACCACCTGCAAGAATTCCAATCATGGCTCTATTTTGAGGATTGAGTGTAGTAAATTTTCCAGATGGAAGTTTTATTGTAACTCCTTCTGAACTATGAGAGAATACAGTGGCATAAGTTCCAGCTGATTTTACAATAGAACCGCCGTCACCAAAGTGCTTTTCAACATTGCTTACGATAGTTCCATCTGGAATGTTTTGAATACTAATTACATTTCCTGAAGAAACTTTTGAATTTAACCCAAATTGTACTTTTGAGCCAATCTTAGTACCAAGAATTGATGGAAAATAAGAAACAGCGCCATTATCAAATCTAACCTTTGCAAGAGGCGCATCACGACCTGTCTCATGAACAAGATCTATGACTTCGCCTTCTCGTTGTTCAGCGAGTGCAAATCTTGGATATTTTGCTGGAAGTAACTTGCCAGTAGATGCAGCACGGAATTGCATTCCTCCTCGGCCACGTCTTCTAACTAGAGGTCGTTTACCCAAAGTAACAAGCCTGCTTTATCTTGTAAATTTTAAGCTTGTGATCGATCTTGTAATGAACAAATGACGACAAAGGTATAAAAATTAGTTTTAGCCTGTTTAATTCATGAGCCAAAATGCACTCTCCCTTAAAGTACTTGAGGCTTATACTCGTGATGTTGGAAGAGGAGTGGCACGTATTGATTATGATTCTATGGATTCACTTAGTGCGTCAACTGGTGATGTTATAGAGATTAAAGGAAAGCGGAGAACTGTAGCTAAATGTCTTCCACTTTATCCATCAGATGAAGGAAAAGGAATTATCAGAGTAGACGGACTTGTACGAAATAATGCTGGAATAGCAATTGGTGATACTGTAGCAGTTAGAAAGATAAAAGCAGTAGCTGCAGAGAAAGTTGTAGTTGCTCCATTAGAAGCAATTCCTCCAATAGATGAAAGATATCTTGCAGATGCATTAGAAAGTGTTCCTTTGATTAAAGGAGATAATGTTATGGTACCATACTTTGGAGGCAGACTTACTTTTCAGGTAATTGGTGTAACACCAGCTGCAGATGCAGTACTTGTAACTCAAAAAACAGTATTCCACATTGCAGAAAAAGGAGAAACACTGCGTGGTGTTCCGCAAGTAACCTATGAAGACATTGGAGGTTTAACTGATGAAATTAAAAAAGTTAGAGAGATGATTGAGCTTCCTTTACGACATCCAGAGATTTTTGAAAAACTTGGAATTGAAGCACCAAAAGGTGTCTTGCTTTATGGACCACCAGGTACTGGTAAGACACTATTAGCTAAAGCAGTTGCTAATGAAAGCAATGCTCACTTTATCAGCATATCAGGTCCTGAAATCATGAGCAAATTTTATGGTGAAAGTGAAGCAAGACTAAGAGAAATTTTCAAAGAAGCAAAAGAAAAATCGCCTTCTATAATTTTCATTGATGAAATTGATTCTATTGCTCCAAAAAGAGAAGAAGTAACAGGTGAAGTTGAAAGAAGAGTTGTCTCACAGTTACTTTCTCTAATGGATGGTTTAGAGGCAAGAGGCAAAGTGATTGTCATATCAGCAACAAACAGACCAAATGCAATAGACCCTGCCCTTAGAAGACCTGGTAGATTTGATAGAGAAATAGAAATCAAAGTTCCAGATAAGAAGGGAAGAAAAGACATTCTCATGATTCACACAAGAAAC
Coding sequences within it:
- a CDS encoding acylphosphatase, whose protein sequence is MLQKRVHIFVKGKVQGVYFRQGMKDIAEKKNVTGWVRNLQDKRVEAVLEGKDIDVNSVIEWSHMGPPSAIVDYVEIINENYMDEFSKFEILI
- a CDS encoding TIGR00269 family protein translates to MKCDRCDNMAAYSRKYSGENLCADCFSNSILQKTTRAISKYNMIKNGDVVGVAVSGGKDSLSLLHILKKMSESHNFEIKAITIDEGIPGYRDEALEIVKNFCNNIGVEYKVFSYKDLFDITLEESLDLRENEKTSSCSICGTLRRRAIDFGAKDLGVDVVATGHNLDDVLQTFVINIISGDTNKIGWMDPDTSSNKTRKIKPFCDIYENEIVFYAFVNDIPFQSEQCPHMNEGVRTEIREFLNSLENKHSGIKNNMYKSIMRISSVVKDSNYKQRKICSKCSSECTGDICSVCSILVNLKHD
- a CDS encoding 50S ribosomal protein L2; its protein translation is MGKRPLVRRRGRGGMQFRAASTGKLLPAKYPRFALAEQREGEVIDLVHETGRDAPLAKVRFDNGAVSYFPSILGTKIGSKVQFGLNSKVSSGNVISIQNIPDGTIVSNVEKHFGDGGSIVKSAGTYATVFSHSSEGVTIKLPSGKFTTLNPQNRAMIGILAGGGTGDRPFMRAGPAWRRKRSKGHKYPIVRGVAQAAYVHPHGGGRHQHVGKSSTVSRNAPPGRKVGSIAARKTGRARIKERQ